From Sus scrofa isolate TJ Tabasco breed Duroc unplaced genomic scaffold, Sscrofa11.1 Contig730, whole genome shotgun sequence, one genomic window encodes:
- the LOC100621729 gene encoding olfactory receptor 1L8-like has translation MERVNQTSSVSKFILLGLSSQPKDQKPLFTLFLTIYLVTITGNLLIILAIRSDPQLQTPMYFFLTFLSFTDICFTTTIVPRMLVNFLSHKTISYAGCLTQMYFLYALGNTDSFLLAVMAFDRYVAICDPFHYVTIMSHHRCALMVALSCSLPHLHSLLHTLLLNQLTFCDSNIIHHFLCDISPLMKLSCSSTFVNETVMMTEGSFILVTPFLCITFSYIRILTVVLKIPSAAGKRKAFSTCGSHVTVVTLFYGSNFYVYLQPVSSYTIRDHMATIVYTVLTSTLNPFIYSLRNKDLKQGLRKLVVRSKFQATSP, from the coding sequence ATGGAAAGAGTCAACCAAACCAGCAGTGTCTCTAAGTTCATCCTCCTGGGACTCTCCTCTCAGCCCAAGGACCAGAAGCCACTCTTTACCCTCTTCCTCACCATATACCTGGTCACCATCAcaggaaacctgctcatcatcctggccatcCGCTCGGACCCCCAGCTCCAGactcccatgtatttcttcctgactTTCCTGTCTTTCACTGACATTTGCTTCACAACAACCATTGTCCCCAGGATGCTGGTGAACTTCTTGTCCCATAAGACCATCTCCTATGCTGGGTGTCTGACTCAGATGTattttctatatgccttgggaaaCACTGACAGTTTCCTTCTAGCAGTCATGGCctttgaccgctatgtggccatctgtgaTCCCTTCCACTATGTCACCATCATGAGTCACCACCGCTGTGCCCTGATGGTGGCCCTCTCCTGCTCATTGCCTCACCTCCACTCACTGCTACACACACTTCTGCTGAATCAGCTCACCTTCTGTGACTCAAATATCATCCATCACTTTCTCTGTGATATCAGTCCTCTGATGAAATTGTCATGCTCCTCCACATTTGTCAATGAAACTGTGATGATGACAGAAGGATCTTTTATTTTAGTGACCCCCTTTCTATGCATTACTTTCTCTTACATACGAATCCTCACCGTGGTTCTCAAAATTCCCTCAGCTGCTGGCAAACGCAAAGCCTTCTCCACTTGTGGTTCTCATGTCACTGTGGTGACACTCTTTTATGGAAGCAACTTCTATGTCTATTTACAGCCTGTGTCCTCCTACACCATCAGGGACCACATGGCAACAATCGTCTACACAGTTTTAACCTCCACACTAAATCCTTTTATCTATAGCCTGAGAAACAAAGACCTGAAACAGGGCCTGAGGAAGCTGGTGGTCAGGAGCAAATTCCAGGCAACATCCCCTTGA